From a region of the Neobacillus niacini genome:
- the cobD gene encoding threonine-phosphate decarboxylase CobD — translation MNLPSHGSNPQHLFKSLGLSLPEKYIDFSANINPLGPPPALKEKWNDFYQEITVYPDPFAEQLRQRIADREQISVDSILIGNGGAELITLVARFLSGKKVIVAAPSFSEYEKACRANDCEIQYHSLMGPHFELSIDELLPSLSSADALFLCNPNNPTGIQYPVSTVLSIIQECEKQNCFVILDEAFYDFLVNYESFIPYINKFSNLIIIRSMTKMFAIPGIRLGYLAAGPALMAEISKYQPHWSINTIALLAGELFLQNEEFIKTTQVYILEERERLFTFFKKHNYETTSSQVNFYLLRDSNQKEQKNLFEFFLQKGIIPRHTYNFPGLEGKWLRFAIKSKEENSKLMEVLLEWRQLH, via the coding sequence TTGAATTTGCCTTCACATGGTTCAAATCCGCAGCACCTTTTTAAATCGTTGGGACTTTCGCTCCCAGAGAAGTATATTGATTTTAGTGCAAACATTAATCCCCTTGGCCCTCCACCTGCCCTAAAAGAGAAATGGAATGATTTTTATCAGGAAATTACCGTGTATCCAGATCCATTCGCTGAACAGCTTAGGCAAAGGATTGCGGATCGGGAGCAAATTTCCGTTGATTCTATTCTAATTGGAAACGGCGGGGCCGAACTTATTACACTTGTTGCAAGGTTTCTTTCCGGAAAAAAGGTTATAGTGGCAGCACCGTCTTTTTCTGAATATGAAAAGGCATGTCGAGCTAACGATTGTGAGATACAGTATCATTCATTAATGGGACCTCATTTTGAGTTAAGTATTGATGAGTTACTTCCAAGCTTATCGAGTGCAGACGCATTATTTTTATGTAATCCAAACAATCCTACTGGTATTCAATATCCAGTGTCAACGGTACTTTCAATCATACAGGAATGTGAAAAACAAAATTGCTTTGTAATTTTGGATGAAGCTTTCTATGATTTTTTAGTAAACTACGAATCTTTTATCCCTTATATTAATAAGTTCTCAAATTTGATCATTATACGGTCCATGACAAAAATGTTTGCTATTCCGGGAATTCGTTTAGGATATTTGGCTGCAGGTCCAGCCTTAATGGCAGAAATCAGCAAATACCAGCCTCATTGGAGTATCAATACGATTGCGTTATTGGCAGGGGAACTATTTTTACAAAATGAAGAATTTATTAAAACGACACAAGTCTATATTTTGGAAGAACGGGAGAGATTGTTTACATTTTTTAAGAAGCATAATTATGAGACGACTTCGTCACAGGTTAATTTCTATTTGTTACGCGATTCAAATCAAAAAGAACAAAAAAACTTATTTGAATTCTTTTTGCAGAAGGGAATCATTCCCCGCCATACCTATAACTTCCCTGGTTTGGAAGGAAAATGGTTACGCTTTGCAATAAAAAGTAAGGAAGAGAATAGTAAATTAATGGAGGTATTGTTGGAATGGCGGCAGCTTCATTAA
- the cbiB gene encoding adenosylcobinamide-phosphate synthase CbiB translates to MIIYHLTAISIAYFIDKLVGDPPQWPHPVRWIGSLISFLEKHLNQGKNKRLKGVLMLLFVLLIVFSIVLLVIAFSYRIHPIAGIAIESIIIASTIAQKSLKEAALEVHAPLEKGDLAGARIQLSYIVGRDTNSLNEGEIARGAIETVAENTSDGVTAPLFWALIGGAPLAMVYRATNTCDSMAGYKNERFKDFGWASAKWDDVMNWVPSRITGILMLIGTKPMKMEYQRAWKILFRDAKKHPSPNSGWGEAAMAAILGIQLGGINYYKGIVSNRAKMGEPLVPIQADHILSANKILDKTVFLFLLLLWIGGMMVEFAFTWFKSAAPF, encoded by the coding sequence ATGATTATCTATCATTTAACTGCCATAAGTATTGCGTATTTTATTGATAAGCTTGTAGGAGATCCCCCTCAATGGCCACATCCTGTCAGATGGATAGGGTCATTGATTTCATTCTTAGAGAAGCACTTAAATCAAGGGAAAAATAAAAGATTAAAAGGAGTCTTGATGCTCCTTTTTGTTTTATTGATCGTATTTTCAATTGTACTTTTAGTAATTGCATTCAGTTATCGAATTCATCCTATAGCTGGCATTGCTATTGAAAGTATCATCATTGCATCAACGATCGCACAAAAAAGTCTAAAAGAAGCTGCTCTCGAGGTACATGCCCCATTAGAGAAAGGGGACTTGGCAGGAGCTAGAATCCAATTATCTTACATTGTTGGAAGAGACACAAATTCATTAAATGAAGGTGAAATTGCACGTGGTGCAATCGAAACCGTTGCAGAAAACACTAGTGATGGGGTAACGGCACCCTTGTTTTGGGCACTAATTGGGGGAGCGCCTCTTGCAATGGTCTATCGGGCAACGAATACCTGTGATTCCATGGCAGGTTATAAGAATGAAAGATTTAAAGACTTCGGCTGGGCTTCAGCTAAATGGGATGATGTGATGAACTGGGTTCCTAGCAGGATAACTGGAATCCTAATGTTAATAGGAACGAAGCCAATGAAAATGGAGTATCAAAGGGCTTGGAAAATATTATTCCGTGATGCAAAAAAGCACCCGAGCCCAAACAGCGGCTGGGGAGAAGCGGCGATGGCTGCTATTTTGGGGATTCAGCTTGGCGGTATCAACTATTACAAAGGAATCGTTTCAAACCGGGCAAAGATGGGAGAACCATTAGTCCCCATACAAGCTGATCATATTTTATCAGCCAATAAAATCTTGGATAAAACAGTCTTTTTATTTTTACTATTGTTATGGATAGGAGGGATGATGGTTGAATTTGCCTTCACATGGTTCAAATCCGCAGCACCTTTTTAA
- a CDS encoding adenosylcobinamide amidohydrolase: MLNVQHVAGGYSNEHILKDISFEVQKGELFGILGPNGSGKTTLLKMISGILPIVKGDIFISGKRLQEYNSKQMAQIVAVLSQHSSQSFSYTVKETVSLGRYAHQTGWFQTWGEKDEKIVQRVMKQTGITSLQNKAIQELSGGEKQRVFLAQALAQEPEILLLDEPTNHLDLSYQKELLDLLKNWTAETGLTVVSIFHDLNLAGLYCDRLLLLENGTININHIPNEVLREERIRDVYHTDIQKHPHPRVPAPQMVLIPNERQEKEIIQIDESLLRVTNEFIELKSPVALRTMSSGVVGSGTGWHHTFVNRHVGKDYNCSDHRKEMATFLKANGFEPSETVGMMTAVFLKDVTCKHLEGNGFSLFVVVTAGVGNAIDASKSELHTFEQVPGTINSWIFVNGELTEEAFIQSIMTATEAKAKALHDLNIMDSVTGTIATGTSTDSILIAATQAGERLEYAGTITNLGKLIGKAVYECTLEGIRKSQKRKVI, encoded by the coding sequence ATGCTTAACGTTCAACATGTTGCAGGCGGGTATTCAAATGAACATATATTGAAGGATATTTCTTTTGAAGTGCAAAAAGGTGAATTATTCGGGATCTTGGGACCGAATGGAAGCGGAAAGACCACCTTATTAAAAATGATAAGCGGAATCCTGCCAATTGTAAAAGGTGATATTTTCATATCAGGAAAAAGACTGCAGGAATATAATTCAAAACAGATGGCTCAAATCGTAGCGGTTTTGTCTCAGCATTCTTCGCAATCGTTTTCCTATACCGTAAAAGAAACGGTTTCTCTTGGCCGCTATGCCCATCAAACCGGCTGGTTTCAGACCTGGGGAGAAAAGGATGAAAAGATTGTACAACGGGTGATGAAGCAAACAGGCATCACTTCCTTACAAAATAAAGCGATTCAAGAGTTATCCGGCGGGGAAAAACAAAGAGTATTTTTAGCGCAGGCACTCGCCCAAGAACCAGAAATTCTCCTATTAGATGAACCAACGAACCATTTGGATTTATCTTATCAAAAAGAATTACTCGATTTATTAAAAAATTGGACGGCAGAAACAGGTTTAACTGTCGTATCTATATTTCATGATTTAAATCTTGCAGGCTTATATTGTGATCGATTGCTTTTGCTCGAAAACGGCACGATTAATATCAACCATATCCCGAACGAAGTGCTGAGAGAAGAAAGAATACGTGATGTTTATCATACCGACATTCAGAAGCATCCACATCCAAGAGTACCAGCACCACAAATGGTGTTAATACCAAATGAGAGGCAAGAAAAGGAGATCATTCAAATTGATGAAAGTTTGTTACGCGTAACAAATGAGTTTATTGAGTTAAAATCACCTGTCGCATTAAGGACGATGTCGTCAGGAGTTGTTGGATCAGGTACAGGATGGCACCATACTTTTGTTAATCGACATGTTGGAAAGGACTATAACTGCAGCGATCATCGAAAGGAAATGGCCACCTTTTTAAAAGCAAACGGCTTCGAACCTTCTGAAACAGTAGGAATGATGACCGCGGTCTTCCTTAAGGATGTTACATGTAAGCATCTTGAAGGGAATGGATTCTCTCTATTTGTTGTCGTAACTGCAGGTGTTGGAAACGCAATCGATGCTTCCAAAAGTGAACTTCATACCTTTGAACAGGTGCCTGGCACCATCAATTCGTGGATCTTCGTTAATGGTGAATTAACCGAGGAAGCCTTTATCCAAAGTATTATGACTGCTACAGAAGCAAAAGCAAAAGCGCTCCATGATTTAAACATAATGGATTCGGTGACAGGCACCATTGCGACGGGTACTTCTACCGATAGTATTTTAATTGCTGCTACCCAGGCTGGTGAAAGGCTGGAGTATGCAGGGACGATTACAAATTTAGGTAAATTGATTGGAAAAGCTGTATATGAATGCACGTTAGAGGGTATTCGGAAATCTCAAAAAAGGAAAGTAATATGA
- a CDS encoding FecCD family ABC transporter permease gives MQRLSIQKFLNNKIAAYLLAGSFLLFSVLVGISIGTVSVPIFTIIEIIISKLFGSISMDQIDPMFSSIVLNIRLPRVILAGIVGASLAIAGAAFQGLLRNPLADPYTLGVSSGASVGAVLTLFFQLSIPVIGSFTLPLLSILFSWATIFFVLAFARKIERSMRVETIILTGIIFSSFLGAFISLMIALTGDELRQIIGWLLGSVSMRGWEYIRIILPFFILGSIILILNAKELNAMSFGEERAHHLGVNVQKRKLIILTAGSILTGAAVAVSGTIGFVGLVIPHLSRLLWGPDHRHLLPLSILTGSGFLILADLISRTIISPTELPIGVITALIGAPVFALILLQRRRMERSG, from the coding sequence TTGCAAAGGCTGTCTATCCAGAAGTTTTTAAATAATAAAATAGCAGCCTACTTACTTGCGGGAAGTTTCCTGCTCTTTTCAGTGTTAGTAGGAATTTCGATAGGAACCGTTTCGGTTCCTATCTTTACCATTATTGAAATTATAATTTCGAAGCTCTTTGGATCTATTTCAATGGATCAAATTGACCCCATGTTTTCGAGTATCGTTTTAAATATCCGGCTTCCGCGGGTTATATTGGCTGGTATAGTAGGTGCTTCTCTTGCGATTGCAGGTGCAGCCTTTCAAGGATTATTAAGGAATCCTTTAGCAGATCCATATACGTTAGGCGTATCATCCGGTGCATCTGTTGGGGCAGTACTCACTTTATTTTTTCAATTATCAATCCCCGTCATCGGCAGCTTTACCCTTCCATTACTCAGCATTTTGTTTTCTTGGGCTACGATTTTCTTCGTGCTGGCATTCGCCCGGAAAATTGAACGCTCCATGAGAGTGGAAACGATAATCTTAACGGGAATCATCTTTAGTTCTTTTCTCGGTGCATTCATTTCACTCATGATTGCTTTAACAGGCGATGAGCTTAGACAAATTATTGGCTGGCTGTTGGGAAGTGTATCAATGAGAGGCTGGGAATACATAAGAATTATTTTACCTTTCTTTATACTAGGTTCCATCATACTTATTTTGAATGCCAAAGAATTAAATGCCATGTCCTTTGGTGAAGAGCGTGCCCACCATTTAGGGGTAAACGTTCAAAAAAGAAAACTAATCATCTTAACTGCAGGATCAATTTTAACTGGTGCGGCCGTTGCCGTTTCAGGAACGATTGGTTTTGTTGGGCTGGTTATACCGCACCTTTCAAGATTATTATGGGGACCAGACCATAGGCACTTGCTCCCACTATCGATCCTAACTGGAAGTGGATTTTTAATTCTAGCAGATTTAATCTCAAGAACGATTATTTCTCCAACTGAGTTACCAATTGGAGTCATAACTGCATTAATCGGTGCCCCGGTATTTGCATTAATTCTATTACAGAGAAGAAGAATGGAAAGAAGTGGATAA
- a CDS encoding ABC transporter substrate-binding protein, with protein sequence MKKLSALLLILLLTIGALAACGEQKETVKDEGNSSTEQKGEETAYPVTIKDALDNDVTIKEKPEKIVSLIPSNTEIAFALGLGEQIVGVSDYDNYPDEAAEKEKIGGMEINIEKIISLQPNLVLAHASAMNGTEGLQQLRDAGLTVLVINDAQNFEQVYDSISMIGKATGENKKAEELIKSMRDKLADIKAKAGEIKEKKKVFVEVSPAPEVFTTGKNTFMDDMITLINAENIANDQEGWIKIDQEVMIERNPDVIITTYGFYTDNAVEQVLSRQGWENVNAIKNKQVIDVDSDRVTRSGPRIVEGVEDLAKAVYPEVFK encoded by the coding sequence ATGAAAAAATTATCAGCGTTATTATTAATTCTTTTGTTAACAATAGGTGCTCTTGCAGCATGTGGGGAACAAAAAGAAACGGTAAAGGATGAAGGAAACAGCAGCACGGAGCAAAAAGGAGAGGAAACGGCATATCCTGTAACGATTAAAGACGCATTAGACAATGATGTTACGATTAAGGAAAAGCCAGAAAAAATCGTTTCATTGATTCCTAGTAATACAGAGATTGCTTTTGCACTCGGACTTGGGGAACAAATTGTAGGTGTATCTGATTATGATAATTATCCTGATGAAGCAGCAGAAAAAGAGAAAATCGGCGGGATGGAAATTAATATCGAAAAAATCATATCATTGCAGCCAAATTTAGTGTTAGCACATGCTTCCGCCATGAACGGGACAGAAGGCCTGCAGCAATTAAGGGATGCTGGGCTTACAGTTTTAGTTATTAATGACGCTCAAAATTTTGAGCAGGTATATGATTCGATTTCAATGATTGGAAAGGCCACAGGTGAAAATAAGAAGGCTGAAGAACTAATTAAGAGTATGCGGGATAAACTAGCAGACATTAAAGCCAAGGCTGGAGAAATCAAAGAAAAGAAAAAAGTATTTGTAGAGGTATCTCCTGCTCCTGAAGTGTTCACAACAGGAAAAAACACATTTATGGATGATATGATTACTTTGATTAATGCTGAAAATATTGCAAATGACCAAGAAGGCTGGATTAAGATCGATCAAGAAGTGATGATTGAACGAAATCCCGATGTAATCATTACTACATATGGTTTTTATACCGATAATGCTGTTGAACAAGTGTTATCGAGACAAGGCTGGGAAAATGTCAATGCCATTAAGAATAAGCAAGTCATCGATGTGGATTCTGATCGTGTGACCCGCTCTGGCCCAAGGATTGTTGAAGGAGTAGAGGATCTTGCAAAGGCTGTCTATCCAGAAGTTTTTAAATAA
- the ribE gene encoding 6,7-dimethyl-8-ribityllumazine synthase: MGHIYEGNLVGSGLKIGIVVGRFNEFITSKLLSGAQDALKRHGVSEEDVDIAWVPGAFEIPLVAQKMAISKKYDAVITLGTVIRGSTPHFDYVCNEVAKGVSRINLDSGIPVIFGVLTTESIEQAIERAGTKAGNKGWDVATGAIEMANLLRTFE, translated from the coding sequence ATGGGACATATTTATGAAGGTAATTTAGTAGGCTCAGGTTTAAAGATAGGAATCGTGGTAGGGCGTTTTAACGAGTTTATAACCAGTAAATTATTGAGCGGTGCACAGGATGCCCTTAAGAGACATGGTGTAAGCGAAGAAGATGTTGATATTGCTTGGGTTCCAGGTGCATTTGAAATTCCGTTAGTGGCTCAAAAAATGGCAATTAGTAAAAAATATGATGCTGTAATTACACTTGGAACCGTAATTCGCGGGTCTACACCACATTTCGACTATGTATGTAATGAAGTGGCGAAGGGTGTTTCAAGAATTAATTTAGATAGCGGCATTCCGGTTATTTTTGGGGTATTAACAACAGAATCGATTGAGCAGGCAATTGAGCGTGCAGGAACAAAGGCTGGAAATAAAGGCTGGGATGTTGCAACTGGTGCTATTGAGATGGCAAATTTATTGCGAACTTTCGAATAA
- the ribB gene encoding 3,4-dihydroxy-2-butanone-4-phosphate synthase yields the protein MFDKIEEALIDLQNGKVIIVCDDEDRENEGDFVSIAEKTTPEVINLMATHGRGLICVPIDEELAQKLELFPMVANNTDSHGTAFTVSIDHKFTTTGISAFERSATVLSMLDPESKPSDFKRPGHIFPLVAKKGGVLRRTGHTEAAVDLARLCGSKPAGVICEIMNEDGTMARVPELRKIADELAVKMITIKDLIEYRNKKDKLVKREVEINLPTEFGEFKAAGFSNVIDGKEHLALIKGEINPEDPILVRVHSECLTGDVFGSYRCECRSQLHAALSQIERAGNGVLLYMRQSSGLVNKLRAHEQLEDGHSSVEADLREFGIGAQILKDLGISKMKLLTNNPRKIKGIKGFDLEVVETVALQMEINEEKVK from the coding sequence GTGTTTGATAAAATTGAAGAAGCCTTGATTGATTTACAAAACGGAAAAGTTATCATAGTTTGTGATGACGAAGACAGAGAAAATGAAGGAGATTTTGTCTCAATTGCTGAAAAAACCACGCCAGAGGTAATTAATTTAATGGCTACACATGGAAGAGGCTTAATCTGTGTTCCTATTGACGAGGAATTAGCACAGAAATTAGAACTTTTTCCAATGGTAGCAAACAATACGGATTCGCATGGTACGGCATTTACCGTTAGTATTGACCATAAATTTACAACGACAGGGATATCAGCATTTGAGCGTTCTGCAACGGTACTGAGTATGCTCGATCCAGAATCAAAGCCTTCTGATTTCAAGCGGCCAGGGCATATTTTCCCTTTGGTTGCCAAAAAAGGAGGAGTTCTACGGAGAACTGGTCACACCGAAGCGGCAGTGGATTTAGCAAGACTATGCGGTTCTAAACCTGCGGGAGTCATTTGTGAAATTATGAATGAGGATGGAACCATGGCACGTGTTCCGGAGTTGCGAAAAATTGCTGATGAACTTGCCGTTAAGATGATTACCATTAAAGATTTAATTGAGTATCGCAACAAAAAAGACAAGCTGGTCAAACGTGAAGTTGAAATCAATTTGCCTACGGAATTTGGTGAATTTAAGGCTGCAGGATTCTCAAACGTCATCGATGGGAAAGAGCATTTAGCGTTAATTAAAGGGGAAATTAATCCTGAGGATCCTATTCTTGTTCGTGTTCATTCCGAATGTTTAACCGGTGATGTATTCGGTTCTTATCGCTGTGAATGCAGGTCTCAGCTCCATGCGGCATTAAGTCAAATTGAACGAGCAGGAAACGGAGTCCTCCTTTATATGCGTCAGAGCAGTGGTTTAGTCAATAAATTGCGGGCACACGAGCAGCTAGAGGATGGTCACAGCAGTGTAGAAGCTGATTTACGTGAATTTGGTATTGGTGCTCAGATATTAAAGGATTTAGGGATTAGCAAAATGAAATTGTTAACCAATAACCCGCGAAAAATAAAAGGAATTAAGGGATTTGATCTTGAAGTCGTTGAAACGGTAGCTTTGCAAATGGAAATTAACGAGGAAAAGGTAAAATAA
- the ribE gene encoding riboflavin synthase: MFTGIIEELGVVANIKRSGESFVLTIDAKTILKDVHLGDSISVNGVCLTVTSFTTSQFTVDIMPETVKASSLQSLKRGAKVNLERAMAAGGRFGGHFVSGHIDGTGVIKSKKQVENAVYYEIEASPDILRYVIERGSIAVDGTSLTVFGVTDETFTLSLIPHTLSESIIGLKESGDIVNLECDMIGKYVGHFLTRGQNTGNQKSSSGISASFLEEHGFA, from the coding sequence ATGTTTACCGGCATTATTGAAGAATTAGGAGTAGTAGCGAATATCAAGCGAAGCGGAGAATCCTTTGTTCTAACAATTGACGCAAAAACAATTCTCAAGGATGTTCATCTTGGCGACAGTATCTCGGTAAACGGTGTTTGTCTTACTGTCACTAGCTTTACTACCAGCCAGTTTACGGTAGATATAATGCCTGAAACCGTGAAAGCATCAAGTTTACAATCGTTGAAACGTGGTGCCAAAGTGAATCTCGAAAGAGCCATGGCAGCAGGAGGTCGATTTGGAGGTCATTTCGTTTCAGGTCATATTGATGGTACTGGGGTAATTAAAAGTAAAAAACAGGTAGAAAACGCGGTTTACTACGAAATTGAGGCCTCGCCGGATATATTAAGGTATGTAATTGAAAGAGGTTCGATTGCTGTAGATGGGACAAGCCTTACAGTATTTGGAGTCACAGACGAAACATTTACTTTATCACTCATTCCCCATACATTATCTGAAAGTATTATCGGTCTTAAGGAGTCTGGAGATATTGTTAATCTAGAATGCGACATGATTGGTAAGTATGTGGGGCATTTTTTAACGAGAGGACAAAATACTGGTAACCAAAAAAGTTCATCCGGTATTAGTGCGAGCTTTTTAGAAGAGCATGGATTTGCTTAA
- a CDS encoding GyrI-like domain-containing protein, whose translation MDIQVLEKEEMKVVGISWSGTYSQLNTIPELFDVMKERIDEVPNQTNTSILIAPFHSRETELTYYVTTPVEKLENVPEGMVGFTIPRKNYVCTSHKGSLEEVENTYRQTLVWMQEYGYDLDNNALSLEVFKQIDLDSDGNIQFELYLPVKTYGSDY comes from the coding sequence TTGGATATCCAAGTGCTTGAAAAAGAAGAAATGAAGGTAGTTGGAATTTCGTGGAGCGGTACCTATTCACAATTGAATACCATTCCTGAATTATTTGATGTGATGAAAGAGCGGATTGATGAGGTACCTAATCAAACGAATACTTCTATCTTAATTGCTCCCTTTCATAGCAGAGAAACCGAATTGACCTATTATGTAACAACACCAGTGGAAAAGCTGGAAAATGTCCCAGAGGGTATGGTAGGGTTCACAATTCCTCGTAAAAATTATGTTTGTACTTCGCATAAAGGGAGTCTGGAAGAAGTAGAAAATACATATCGGCAGACATTAGTTTGGATGCAGGAGTATGGTTATGATTTGGATAACAATGCCCTGAGTTTAGAAGTGTTTAAACAAATAGATCTTGATAGCGATGGAAATATTCAATTTGAACTTTATCTGCCTGTAAAAACGTATGGAAGCGATTATTAA